A genomic window from Halomonas sp. LR3S48 includes:
- the bamA gene encoding outer membrane protein assembly factor BamA, with protein MNIKTLGLAALLLAGSSTVLAESFEVSDIRVEGLQRVSAASVFNAFPISARDQVDDRELAEAARSLFATGLFEDIQLARDGNVLVIQVVERPTISRLNISGNKQLSEEDLRRGLREGGLAEGQVLQISTLEDIQRELEGVYQAQGRYSARIETSVREIDEGRVQVDIDINEGAVAKIRQINIVGNRQFDDDELREVFELNDRPGRFFGWFSKDEYSREALAGDLERLRSFYLDRGYVNFNITSTQVSISPDKSQIFVTVNVDEGGQYRLGDIGFVGDLQVSEREARNLLQVESGDIFSRSDVTASTEALRSRLGAEGFAFARVEGVPQPRADGETVDLTFSVDPGRRAYVRRINFIGNTTTEDEVLRREMIQMEGAPASTESISQSRRRLERLGFFRQVEVETQPVAGESDKLDVTYTVEEQPSGSVSASIGFSQSAGVIYGAALAQNNFLGTGNRVNIGAQRSDTFTSVNFGYTDPYWTLDGISRGYNLFYRETDYEDSDISTYSTDAYGAGINFGYPISELSRLNFGTSIEDITVKTYRDTASEIVRYVDEQGENAQSLKLTASWTRNNLNRGIMPTSGDYQRLSLETAAPGSDADYYKLRARAQQLFALNEEETWALKFGTTLGYADSIGSDPYPFYENFFAGGLGSVRGYTGNTLGQRTTPRESGRDRTLGGNVLVEGSAELLFPLPFIEDQRSLQTGFFVDAGNTFLTSCYPVVEGDGPSRCSSGVDLGDLRYSIGVGLSWLTPVGPLTFSIAEPLNDESGDDTQFFQFSLGQTF; from the coding sequence ATGAATATCAAGACCCTCGGACTGGCGGCACTGCTGCTGGCCGGTTCCAGTACGGTGCTGGCCGAATCTTTTGAAGTTTCCGACATTCGCGTGGAAGGACTGCAGCGGGTTTCCGCCGCTTCCGTCTTCAACGCCTTTCCCATCAGCGCGCGCGATCAGGTGGATGATCGCGAGCTTGCCGAGGCGGCCCGCAGCCTGTTCGCCACCGGCCTGTTCGAGGACATTCAGCTTGCCCGCGACGGCAATGTGCTGGTGATCCAGGTCGTCGAGCGACCGACCATCTCGCGCCTCAACATCAGCGGCAACAAGCAGCTCTCCGAAGAGGATCTGCGCCGCGGGCTGCGCGAAGGCGGTCTGGCGGAAGGCCAGGTGCTTCAGATCTCGACGCTCGAGGACATCCAGCGCGAGCTCGAAGGCGTCTACCAGGCCCAGGGGCGCTACAGCGCCCGCATCGAGACCAGCGTGCGCGAGATCGACGAGGGCCGGGTCCAGGTCGATATCGACATCAACGAAGGCGCGGTGGCCAAGATCCGCCAGATCAACATCGTCGGCAACCGCCAGTTCGACGATGATGAGCTGCGCGAGGTGTTCGAACTCAACGACCGGCCCGGGCGCTTCTTCGGCTGGTTCTCCAAGGACGAGTACTCCCGCGAAGCGTTGGCCGGCGATCTGGAACGGCTGCGCTCGTTCTATCTCGATCGTGGCTACGTCAACTTCAACATCACCTCCACCCAGGTTTCGATCAGCCCTGACAAGTCGCAGATCTTCGTCACCGTCAACGTCGACGAGGGCGGTCAGTACCGCCTGGGCGACATCGGTTTCGTCGGCGACCTGCAGGTCAGCGAGCGCGAGGCACGCAACCTGCTGCAGGTCGAGAGTGGCGACATCTTCTCGCGCAGTGACGTCACGGCGTCCACCGAGGCACTGCGCTCGCGGCTTGGCGCCGAAGGCTTCGCCTTCGCCAGGGTCGAGGGTGTGCCGCAGCCGCGTGCTGACGGCGAGACCGTCGATCTGACCTTCAGCGTCGACCCGGGTCGACGCGCCTACGTACGCCGCATCAACTTCATCGGCAACACCACCACCGAGGACGAGGTGCTGCGCCGCGAGATGATCCAGATGGAGGGGGCGCCGGCCTCCACCGAGTCGATCAGCCAATCGCGTCGTCGTCTGGAGCGTCTGGGCTTCTTCCGCCAGGTCGAGGTGGAGACCCAGCCGGTGGCCGGCGAGTCCGACAAGCTCGACGTTACCTATACCGTCGAAGAGCAGCCCTCCGGCTCGGTCTCGGCCAGCATCGGCTTCTCCCAGAGCGCCGGGGTGATCTACGGCGCGGCGCTGGCCCAGAACAACTTCCTGGGAACCGGCAACCGCGTCAATATCGGCGCCCAGCGCAGCGACACCTTCACCAGCGTGAATTTCGGCTACACCGACCCCTACTGGACGCTGGACGGTATCTCGCGCGGCTACAATCTCTTCTATCGCGAGACCGATTACGAAGATTCGGACATCTCGACCTACTCCACCGACGCCTACGGCGCGGGGATCAACTTCGGCTATCCGATCAGCGAGCTGTCGCGGCTCAACTTCGGCACCAGCATCGAGGACATCACGGTCAAGACCTACCGCGATACCGCCTCGGAGATCGTGCGCTACGTCGACGAGCAAGGTGAGAACGCCCAAAGCCTCAAGCTCACCGCGAGCTGGACCCGCAACAATCTCAACCGCGGCATCATGCCCACCTCCGGCGACTACCAGCGCCTGTCGCTGGAGACTGCCGCCCCCGGCAGCGACGCCGACTATTACAAGTTGCGTGCCCGTGCCCAGCAGCTCTTCGCCCTCAACGAGGAGGAGACCTGGGCGCTGAAGTTCGGCACCACCCTGGGCTACGCCGACAGCATCGGCAGCGATCCCTATCCGTTCTACGAGAACTTCTTCGCCGGTGGCCTGGGCTCGGTGCGCGGCTATACGGGCAACACGCTGGGCCAGCGCACCACGCCCCGCGAATCCGGGCGAGACCGCACCCTGGGCGGCAACGTACTGGTCGAAGGCAGTGCCGAACTGCTCTTCCCGCTGCCGTTCATCGAGGATCAGCGTTCGCTACAGACCGGGTTCTTCGTCGATGCCGGCAACACCTTCCTGACCAGCTGCTACCCGGTGGTGGAAGGCGATGGCCCCTCGCGCTGCTCGTCGGGTGTCGACCTGGGTGATCTGCGCTACAGCATCGGCGTGGGGCTCTCCTGGCTGACGCCGGTCGGGCCGTTGACCTTCAGCATTGCCGAGCCCCTCAATGACGAGAGCGGCGACGACACTCAGTTCTTCCAATTCTCGCTGGGCCAGACGTTCTGA
- a CDS encoding OmpH family outer membrane protein has product MRKLTAILCLGLFAVMAAPAYSAEVAMLDWRQALLTSDAAQRSMQELESRLAGQQQEAQSLGQELSRLQQRLQQEGDSLPDAERQSLIQEFQQKGSRFEQLRQQIMEEQMRAEQEFLQQAEPKLDQAVEQVISRHGVQVLVEPQGVLHSDQELPNLTDEVIEILNSLN; this is encoded by the coding sequence ATGCGCAAGTTGACAGCCATTCTCTGCCTGGGCCTGTTCGCCGTCATGGCTGCACCGGCCTACTCGGCCGAAGTCGCGATGCTGGATTGGCGCCAGGCGCTGCTCACATCCGATGCCGCCCAGCGCTCCATGCAGGAACTCGAGAGCCGCCTGGCCGGCCAGCAGCAGGAAGCGCAGTCGCTGGGCCAGGAGCTGTCCCGGCTGCAGCAGCGGCTGCAGCAGGAGGGCGACAGCCTTCCTGACGCCGAGCGCCAGTCGCTGATTCAGGAGTTCCAGCAGAAGGGAAGCCGCTTCGAGCAGTTGCGTCAGCAGATCATGGAAGAACAGATGCGCGCCGAGCAGGAGTTCCTGCAGCAGGCCGAGCCGAAGCTCGATCAAGCCGTCGAGCAGGTCATTTCGCGGCACGGCGTTCAGGTACTGGTGGAGCCCCAGGGCGTGCTGCACTCCGACCAGGAGCTGCCCAACCTGACGGATGAAGTGATCGAAATTCTCAACTCACTCAACTGA
- the lpxD gene encoding UDP-3-O-(3-hydroxymyristoyl)glucosamine N-acyltransferase has product MTHPAIHEFTLAELAERLGANLVGDGNQRIRGLATLKEAGPDQVAFVASRSYLKDLSSTRAGAVLLQPEHAAACSVARLELKNPYLGYAQLSQLFDPILATPQGGIHPAAVVADDVTLGERVEIGPNAVVEAGVELGDEVVVGAGCFIGAGTRIGAGSRLHPNATVCHGVIVGERVILHSGCVIGGDGFGFAHDGSRWHKIAQLGGVVLGDDVEVGSCSSIDRGALDDTVIGNDVKIDSQVQIAHNVRIGDHTALAGCVGIAGSTRVGSNCMLGGGVGLAGHLTICDGVQVTGMSLVTNSIHEPGVYSSGTGAMSNAQWRKNAVRFKQLDDFARRLARLEKRDRQG; this is encoded by the coding sequence ATGACGCACCCTGCTATTCACGAATTCACCCTGGCCGAACTGGCCGAGCGGCTCGGCGCCAACCTGGTAGGTGATGGCAACCAGCGAATCCGGGGCCTGGCCACGCTCAAGGAAGCCGGCCCCGATCAGGTGGCTTTCGTGGCCAGTCGTTCCTACCTCAAGGACCTGTCCAGTACCCGGGCCGGTGCCGTGCTGCTGCAGCCCGAGCATGCCGCCGCCTGTTCGGTGGCGCGCCTGGAACTGAAGAATCCGTATCTCGGCTATGCCCAGCTGTCGCAGCTGTTCGACCCGATTCTGGCAACCCCGCAGGGCGGCATCCATCCTGCAGCCGTGGTGGCAGACGACGTGACGCTTGGCGAGCGGGTCGAGATCGGCCCCAATGCCGTCGTCGAAGCCGGCGTCGAGCTGGGTGACGAGGTGGTGGTCGGTGCCGGTTGTTTCATCGGCGCAGGCACGCGCATCGGGGCGGGCTCCCGCCTACACCCCAATGCAACCGTCTGCCACGGTGTGATCGTCGGCGAGCGCGTCATCCTGCACAGTGGCTGCGTGATCGGTGGCGACGGCTTCGGTTTCGCCCACGACGGCAGCCGTTGGCACAAGATTGCACAGCTCGGCGGTGTGGTGCTGGGCGATGACGTCGAAGTGGGCAGCTGCTCCAGCATCGATCGCGGTGCACTCGACGATACCGTGATCGGTAACGACGTGAAGATCGACAGCCAGGTGCAGATCGCGCACAACGTGCGTATCGGCGACCACACGGCGCTGGCCGGCTGCGTCGGTATCGCCGGTTCCACCCGCGTGGGCAGCAATTGCATGCTCGGAGGCGGAGTGGGGCTCGCCGGACACCTGACCATCTGCGACGGTGTGCAGGTCACCGGCATGAGCCTGGTGACCAACTCGATTCATGAGCCGGGTGTCTATTCATCGGGTACCGGTGCCATGTCCAACGCCCAGTGGCGCAAGAACGCGGTGCGCTTCAAGCAACTCGACGACTTCGCGCGGCGACTGGCGCGGCTCGAGAAGCGCGACCGGCAGGGTTGA
- the fabZ gene encoding 3-hydroxyacyl-ACP dehydratase FabZ — translation MVMDINEIREYLPHRYPFLLIDRVLELNLGESIVAYKNVSINEPFFNGHFPHHPIMPGVLVLEALAQACGILGFKTVNKLPADGYVYYLVGSDNVRFKRPVMPGDRLRLEAKVEREKRGIWKFACRATVDGELACEAEVICAERKVS, via the coding sequence ATGGTAATGGACATCAACGAGATTCGTGAGTATCTGCCGCACCGATACCCTTTCCTGCTGATCGATCGGGTGCTGGAACTGAACCTCGGCGAATCCATCGTTGCCTACAAGAACGTCAGCATCAACGAGCCGTTCTTCAACGGTCATTTTCCCCACCACCCGATCATGCCCGGCGTGCTGGTGCTCGAGGCGCTGGCCCAGGCCTGCGGCATCCTGGGCTTCAAGACCGTCAACAAGCTGCCGGCCGACGGCTACGTCTATTACCTGGTGGGTAGCGACAACGTGCGTTTCAAACGACCGGTGATGCCGGGAGATCGCCTGAGGCTGGAAGCGAAGGTCGAGCGTGAAAAGCGCGGCATCTGGAAGTTCGCCTGTCGTGCTACGGTAGATGGCGAACTGGCCTGCGAGGCCGAGGTCATCTGTGCGGAGAGGAAGGTTTCTTGA
- the lpxA gene encoding acyl-ACP--UDP-N-acetylglucosamine O-acyltransferase, with product MIHTTAIVDPGARLAEDVEVGPFSVIGPDVEIGPGSRIGPHVVIKGPTVLGARTRIFQFASVGEDCQDKKYAGEPTRLVMGDDNVIRECVTLHRGTAQDRGETTIGSRNLFMAYVHVGHDCVIGDDCVLANQATLAGHVTLGNFVILGGLSAVHQFCHFGDHAMAGGGSIITKDTPAFVMINGNPARVHGLNQVGLKRRGFSAEAIKALNDSYRLVYRQGLTVPQALEEIRNRYALPETETFAASIEVSTRGIIR from the coding sequence TTGATACATACCACTGCCATCGTCGACCCTGGGGCACGTCTGGCCGAGGATGTGGAAGTCGGGCCCTTCAGCGTGATCGGCCCCGATGTGGAGATCGGCCCCGGCAGTCGCATCGGTCCTCACGTGGTCATCAAGGGGCCGACCGTACTGGGGGCGCGGACCCGTATCTTCCAGTTCGCCTCGGTGGGAGAGGATTGCCAGGACAAGAAGTATGCCGGCGAGCCGACACGCCTGGTGATGGGCGACGACAACGTCATTCGCGAGTGCGTGACGCTGCATCGCGGCACCGCCCAGGATCGCGGCGAGACCACCATCGGTTCGCGTAACCTGTTCATGGCCTACGTGCATGTCGGCCACGACTGTGTCATCGGCGACGACTGCGTGCTGGCCAACCAGGCGACACTGGCCGGCCACGTGACCCTGGGCAACTTCGTCATCCTCGGCGGGCTGTCGGCCGTTCATCAGTTCTGTCACTTCGGCGATCACGCCATGGCCGGCGGCGGCTCGATCATCACCAAGGACACCCCGGCCTTCGTCATGATCAACGGCAATCCGGCTCGGGTTCACGGACTCAACCAGGTGGGGCTCAAGCGGCGCGGCTTTTCCGCCGAGGCGATCAAGGCCCTGAACGATAGCTACCGGCTGGTCTATCGTCAGGGGTTGACCGTTCCCCAGGCGCTGGAGGAGATTCGCAACCGCTATGCGCTGCCCGAAACCGAAACCTTCGCCGCTTCCATCGAGGTCTCGACCCGCGGCATCATTCGCTGA
- the lpxB gene encoding lipid-A-disaccharide synthase, with product MSKLARVYIVAGEMSGDLLGASLMRALKARHPQVQFRGIGGPGMIAEGIDSRFPLETLSVMGLVEVLKHLPELIRVRRALRADALAWRPDVMIGIDAPDFNLGLERQLREAGLTTVHYVSPTVWAWRQGRVKGIARSVDAMLALLPFEAAFYEQHRLPVAFVGHPLADELPLVTDRAGARAELGLAETDPVLAVLPGSRANEIRFLGATLLDAAERLCRERPELKVVIPAATPLRREELEGLLASRPTLDGRVTLLDGRARQAMVASDAVLLASGTAALEAMLCHRAMLVVYKMAPMTHWLARRLVKTEWISLPNLIAREALVPELIQDAATPEAIVAHIGPMLDDVRVRGALEERFAVMHAGLQRNASARAAEAIEALLEGRPMPASLSSEEHVVVSGQDSAEQPQTGREET from the coding sequence ATGAGCAAGCTTGCGCGTGTCTATATCGTCGCCGGTGAGATGTCCGGAGACCTGCTCGGGGCGAGCCTGATGCGTGCCCTGAAGGCGCGTCATCCGCAGGTGCAGTTCCGTGGCATTGGCGGTCCCGGCATGATTGCCGAGGGTATCGACAGCCGCTTCCCGCTGGAGACGCTGTCGGTCATGGGCCTGGTCGAGGTGCTCAAGCACTTGCCGGAGCTGATTCGGGTGCGTCGCGCCCTGCGCGCCGATGCCCTGGCCTGGCGGCCGGACGTCATGATCGGTATCGATGCCCCCGACTTCAACCTCGGCCTGGAGCGACAGCTGCGCGAGGCAGGCCTCACCACGGTTCACTACGTCAGCCCCACCGTCTGGGCGTGGCGCCAGGGACGGGTGAAGGGCATCGCTCGCTCGGTCGATGCCATGCTCGCCCTCCTGCCTTTCGAGGCCGCCTTCTACGAGCAGCATCGTCTGCCGGTGGCCTTCGTCGGCCATCCGCTGGCCGATGAGCTACCGCTGGTCACTGATCGTGCGGGTGCGCGTGCCGAGCTCGGGCTGGCCGAGACTGACCCGGTACTGGCCGTGCTGCCGGGCTCGCGGGCCAACGAGATCCGCTTTCTCGGTGCGACCCTCCTCGATGCCGCCGAGCGGCTGTGCCGCGAGCGTCCCGAGCTGAAAGTGGTGATTCCTGCAGCGACGCCGCTGCGCCGTGAGGAGCTTGAGGGCCTGCTGGCAAGCCGTCCGACGCTGGACGGGCGGGTCACGCTGCTCGACGGCCGGGCGCGCCAGGCGATGGTGGCCAGCGACGCCGTGCTGCTGGCGTCGGGCACGGCGGCACTCGAGGCAATGCTGTGCCACCGTGCCATGCTGGTGGTCTACAAGATGGCGCCGATGACCCACTGGCTGGCCCGTCGTCTGGTCAAGACCGAATGGATCTCGTTGCCCAACCTGATCGCCCGCGAGGCCCTGGTGCCGGAACTGATTCAGGACGCTGCCACGCCCGAGGCGATCGTCGCGCATATCGGGCCGATGCTCGACGACGTTCGAGTCAGGGGCGCTCTGGAAGAGCGCTTCGCCGTCATGCATGCCGGGCTGCAGCGCAATGCCAGCGCCAGGGCGGCCGAGGCCATCGAGGCCTTGCTGGAGGGGCGGCCGATGCCCGCTTCGCTGTCCAGCGAGGAGCATGTCGTGGTGTCAGGTCAGGACTCGGCTGAGCAACCACAGACAGGCAGAGAGGAGACATGA
- the rnhB gene encoding ribonuclease HII, which yields MSDCPFPPLVIDYQGHLLAGVDEVGRGPLIGAVVAAAAILDPMRPIAGLTDSKKLSPQRRADLDAEIRDKALAFAVAEASHAEVDELNIYHATHLAMRRAIDALPLTPEYLLVDGNRLPGHHVPGQAIIKGDARHPSIAAASILAKVARDAQMVALDGLFPEYGFARHKGYATPEHLDALERLGPLPEHRRTFAPLKGQLELL from the coding sequence ATGAGCGACTGTCCGTTTCCCCCATTGGTGATCGACTATCAGGGCCATCTGCTCGCCGGTGTCGATGAGGTCGGTCGCGGACCTCTGATCGGGGCGGTGGTGGCAGCTGCGGCAATTCTCGACCCCATGCGGCCGATCGCCGGCCTGACCGACTCCAAGAAGCTCTCGCCGCAGCGACGCGCCGACCTCGATGCCGAGATTCGCGACAAGGCGCTGGCCTTCGCCGTGGCCGAGGCGAGCCACGCCGAGGTCGACGAACTCAACATCTACCACGCCACCCATCTGGCCATGCGACGGGCGATCGATGCGCTGCCGCTGACGCCTGAATACCTGCTGGTGGACGGCAACCGCCTGCCCGGGCATCATGTTCCCGGCCAGGCGATCATCAAGGGCGACGCCCGCCATCCGTCCATCGCTGCCGCTTCGATACTGGCCAAGGTGGCCCGCGATGCCCAGATGGTGGCACTCGACGGCCTGTTTCCCGAGTACGGTTTCGCCCGCCACAAGGGCTATGCCACGCCCGAGCACCTGGATGCCCTGGAGCGCCTCGGGCCGCTGCCCGAGCATCGCCGCACTTTCGCCCCGCTGAAGGGGCAGCTCGAGCTGCTCTAG
- the dnaE gene encoding DNA polymerase III subunit alpha, protein MTTPFVHLRVHTEYSLVDGLVRLKPLLKATAEQGMPALAVTDEANLFGLVKFYRGAQSAGLKPVIGADLWLANPHDEGHPYRLTLLAMNGVGYRNLTELISRGWMEGQRQGRAVLEKAWVLEQSEGLIALSGGRDGEIGRHLLADHRDEALALLEEWQAAFPDRFYLELTRTGRPLEEECVHLSVELAMASGAPVVATNDVRFLERDDFWAHETRVSIGEGKALDDPRRERKYTEEQYLKSPAEMAELFADIPEALENSVMIAARCNVDVRLGEIFLPEFEIPEGMTQDEYFRKVSHDGLDERLNFLYPAEKYPRDSAEFAEIDKRYRERLNFELDIIIQMGFPGYFLIVMDFIQWAKDNDVPVGPGRGSGAGSLVAYAQKITDLDPLEYDLLFERFLNPERVSMPDFDVDFCMEKRDRVIEYVADRYGRNAVSQIVTFGTMAAKAVVRDVARAQGRPYSLGDKLSKLIPFEVGMTLAKAIEAEPALKEFVENDEEAAEIWEMAVKLEGITRGTGKHAGGVVIAPTKLTDFSPLLCDEEGNGLVVQFDKNDIEEAGLVKFDFLGLRTLTIIDWALEMVDKVRAVKGQGPLNIDSIPLDDGPTFEMLKRAETTAVFQLESRGMKELIKRLLPDSLEDMIALVALFRPGPLQSGMVDDFINRKHGRAEISYPHPDYQHEWLKPVLEPTYGIILYQEQVMQIAQVLAGYSLGQADMLRRAMGKKKPEEMAKQRAGFMEGCAANGIDKELAGNIFDLVEKFAGYGFNKSHSAAYGLVSYQTAWLKAHYPGPFMAAVMSTEMDNLDKVVPLIEESRRIGLTVTPPDVNIGAYKFTVDTEGRVVYGLGAIRGVGEGPIGAIVEAREADGPFSDLFDFCRRVDPKRMNKRTLEALIRSGALDNLGPNRAVLAAALDDALRAAAQTQTNQNLGMMDMFGEAFVDDAVESDPYEAYRRAREWTDKERLAGEKETLGLYLTGHPIDEYEKELARFVSTRISDLKPSREPQRVAGLVVAMRTMKSKRGDTMAFITLDDRTGRIEASLFGELYDSLRGQIEADQVLIVEGEVSSDDFSGGLRLRGKDVTPMVAARARYGEAVELSLDGTRVNGRLIDTLRDSLAPHRDDGGLPVRLRYRNEAAAGWLELDAQWRVSPCDELLIALREVEGQDGVRLKYR, encoded by the coding sequence ATGACCACGCCCTTCGTACACCTGCGCGTCCATACCGAATACTCCCTGGTCGACGGCCTGGTGCGACTCAAGCCGCTGCTCAAGGCCACCGCCGAGCAGGGCATGCCGGCCTTGGCCGTGACCGACGAGGCCAACCTGTTCGGTCTGGTCAAGTTCTACCGTGGCGCCCAGAGCGCCGGGCTCAAGCCGGTGATCGGCGCCGACCTGTGGCTGGCCAACCCTCATGACGAAGGACATCCCTACCGCCTGACGCTACTGGCGATGAACGGCGTCGGCTATCGCAACCTTACCGAGCTGATCTCGCGCGGCTGGATGGAGGGGCAGCGGCAGGGACGCGCCGTGCTGGAAAAGGCCTGGGTGCTCGAGCAGAGCGAGGGGCTGATCGCGCTTTCCGGCGGCCGCGATGGCGAGATCGGAAGACACCTGCTTGCCGACCATCGGGATGAGGCATTAGCCCTGCTCGAGGAGTGGCAGGCCGCCTTCCCGGACCGCTTCTACCTGGAGCTGACCCGCACTGGGCGGCCGTTGGAGGAGGAGTGCGTGCATCTCTCGGTGGAACTCGCCATGGCCAGCGGCGCCCCAGTGGTGGCGACCAACGACGTGCGCTTCCTCGAGCGCGACGACTTCTGGGCTCACGAGACCCGCGTCTCCATCGGCGAGGGCAAGGCGCTGGACGACCCGCGCCGCGAACGCAAGTATACCGAGGAGCAGTATCTCAAGAGCCCGGCGGAGATGGCTGAGCTGTTCGCCGATATTCCGGAGGCGCTCGAGAACAGCGTGATGATCGCCGCGCGCTGCAACGTCGATGTGCGCCTGGGCGAAATCTTCCTGCCGGAGTTCGAGATCCCCGAGGGCATGACCCAGGACGAGTACTTCCGCAAGGTCTCCCACGACGGCCTCGATGAACGTTTGAACTTCCTCTACCCGGCCGAGAAGTACCCTCGCGATAGCGCCGAGTTCGCCGAGATCGACAAGCGCTACCGCGAGCGGCTGAATTTCGAGCTCGACATCATCATCCAGATGGGCTTCCCCGGCTATTTCCTGATCGTGATGGACTTCATCCAGTGGGCCAAGGACAACGACGTTCCGGTGGGCCCGGGGCGCGGTTCCGGTGCCGGCTCGCTGGTGGCCTATGCGCAGAAGATCACCGACCTCGATCCGCTGGAATACGATCTGCTGTTCGAGCGCTTCCTCAACCCCGAGCGGGTCTCGATGCCCGACTTCGACGTCGACTTCTGCATGGAGAAGCGCGACCGGGTGATCGAGTACGTGGCCGACCGCTACGGCCGCAACGCGGTGTCTCAGATCGTCACCTTCGGCACCATGGCGGCCAAGGCGGTGGTGCGTGACGTGGCCCGTGCCCAAGGCCGGCCCTACTCGCTGGGCGACAAGCTCTCCAAGCTGATCCCCTTCGAGGTGGGCATGACGCTCGCCAAGGCGATCGAGGCGGAGCCGGCGCTCAAGGAGTTCGTAGAGAACGACGAGGAGGCTGCCGAGATCTGGGAGATGGCGGTCAAGCTCGAGGGCATCACCCGCGGCACCGGCAAGCACGCCGGCGGCGTGGTGATCGCGCCGACCAAGCTCACCGACTTCTCGCCGCTGCTGTGCGACGAGGAAGGCAACGGCCTAGTGGTGCAGTTCGACAAGAACGACATCGAGGAGGCCGGGCTGGTCAAGTTCGACTTCCTCGGCCTGCGCACCCTGACCATCATCGACTGGGCACTGGAGATGGTCGACAAGGTGCGTGCCGTCAAGGGCCAGGGGCCGCTCAACATCGACAGCATCCCGCTCGACGATGGCCCCACCTTCGAGATGCTCAAGCGTGCCGAGACCACGGCGGTGTTCCAGCTCGAATCGCGCGGCATGAAGGAGCTGATCAAGCGTTTGTTGCCCGACTCGCTGGAGGACATGATCGCCCTCGTCGCCCTGTTTCGCCCGGGGCCGCTGCAGTCGGGCATGGTCGATGACTTCATCAACCGCAAGCACGGCCGCGCCGAGATCTCCTACCCGCACCCCGACTACCAGCACGAGTGGCTCAAGCCGGTACTCGAGCCCACCTACGGCATCATCCTCTACCAGGAGCAGGTGATGCAGATCGCCCAGGTGCTGGCGGGCTACAGCCTGGGCCAGGCCGACATGCTGCGCCGGGCGATGGGCAAGAAGAAGCCCGAGGAGATGGCCAAGCAGCGCGCCGGCTTCATGGAGGGTTGTGCGGCCAACGGCATCGACAAGGAGCTGGCCGGCAACATCTTCGACCTGGTGGAGAAATTCGCCGGCTACGGCTTCAACAAGTCGCACTCGGCGGCCTACGGCCTGGTCTCCTACCAGACCGCCTGGCTCAAGGCGCACTACCCTGGTCCTTTCATGGCCGCGGTGATGTCCACCGAGATGGACAACCTCGACAAGGTGGTGCCGCTGATCGAGGAGTCGCGGCGTATCGGTCTGACCGTGACCCCGCCGGACGTCAACATCGGCGCCTACAAGTTCACCGTGGATACCGAGGGCCGGGTGGTCTACGGCCTGGGGGCGATTCGCGGTGTAGGCGAGGGCCCCATCGGCGCCATCGTCGAGGCCCGCGAGGCCGATGGCCCCTTCAGCGACCTGTTCGACTTCTGCCGGCGGGTCGATCCCAAGCGCATGAACAAGCGCACCCTGGAGGCATTGATTCGCTCGGGGGCGCTGGACAACCTGGGACCGAACCGGGCGGTGCTCGCCGCAGCGCTCGACGACGCCCTGCGTGCCGCGGCCCAGACCCAGACCAACCAGAACCTGGGCATGATGGACATGTTCGGCGAGGCCTTCGTCGACGACGCGGTCGAGAGCGATCCGTACGAGGCCTATCGCCGCGCCCGCGAGTGGACCGACAAGGAGCGCCTGGCCGGTGAAAAGGAGACCCTTGGGCTCTACCTGACCGGGCACCCCATCGACGAGTACGAGAAGGAGCTGGCGCGTTTCGTCTCCACCCGCATCAGCGACCTCAAGCCCTCGCGCGAGCCGCAACGCGTCGCGGGCCTGGTGGTGGCCATGCGTACCATGAAGTCCAAGCGCGGCGACACCATGGCCTTCATCACCCTGGATGACCGCACCGGGCGAATCGAGGCGTCGCTGTTCGGCGAGCTGTACGACTCCCTGCGCGGCCAGATCGAGGCCGATCAGGTGTTGATCGTCGAAGGCGAGGTCTCAAGCGACGACTTCTCCGGCGGCCTGCGCCTGCGCGGCAAGGACGTCACGCCGATGGTGGCCGCCCGAGCGCGCTACGGCGAGGCGGTCGAGCTGTCGCTGGACGGCACCCGGGTCAACGGTCGCCTGATCGACACCCTGCGCGACAGCCTCGCGCCGCACCGCGACGACGGCGGTCTGCCGGTACGCCTGCGCTATCGCAACGAGGCGGCCGCCGGCTGGCTGGAACTGGACGCGCAGTGGCGCGTATCGCCCTGCGACGAGTTGCTGATCGCGCTGCGTGAAGTAGAAGGGCAGGATGGCGTGCGCCTCAAATACCGCTAG